Sequence from the Acropora muricata isolate sample 2 chromosome 10, ASM3666990v1, whole genome shotgun sequence genome:
AAAATGATATGTTATAACTCCTTTTATAGGACGATCTGAGACAACAACCGAAGTCTTGAAGTCTGTTATGGCCATCTACCTCTTCCGGAAGAAGATTGCTGTCCTGCAACACCATGACAGCGATCCTGCAGACTTCAGTCGTTACCTTCATCAGCCAGAgaaagatgataatgatgagtTGATCCACCATCGGGAAGACCACAATCATCTTCTCAAGCGTATCATTAATCGTCTTCGTGAAGGTCACATTCCTGGTGTTAATTTACGGTCCTTACGAGATGCATTACATGATGCATCAACTGGATTGACCTATGAAGCCCTTACAGGAAAAAACAAGCAATCAGTGCCCGACTGTGAGCGCATAATCAATCCTGGTGTGATCGCATTTCTCGAACGGAAGGGTGATGTGAGTGGAGCCCATGTCATAAAGCTGCTTCATAACTGGCATAAAGCAGTTGATGGTAGAGGGCTA
This genomic interval carries:
- the LOC136887529 gene encoding uncharacterized protein → MDNIGGDPIPFENAIVMLRRKLFPFMHNPHPWVGGRSETTTEVLKSVMAIYLFRKKIAVLQHHDSDPADFSRYLHQPEKDDNDELIHHREDHNHLLKRIINRLREGHIPGVNLRSLRDALHDASTGLTYEALTGKNKQSVPDCERIINPGVIAFLERKGDVSGAHVIKLLHNWHKAVDGRGLSEDQRSEFCKDLKEWILADWMPWFRTIPDYSTIDVNR